A stretch of Prunus dulcis chromosome 6, ALMONDv2, whole genome shotgun sequence DNA encodes these proteins:
- the LOC117630234 gene encoding glycine-rich protein DOT1-like: MAVVVMAVAMMVCWGGSGGGGGGGCSGGGGGSGGGGDESDSDGVDIGSAYGGGDGGADSGGVVVVVEMGVSKGGDGGGGSGSDGASGVGDGGGGGGGSGDGDSHDKMVRVTLGIISATEKIKDERL, translated from the exons ATggcggtggtggtgatggCAGTAGCGATGATGGTTTGTTGGGGAGGTagtggtggaggaggtggggGTGGttgtagtggtggtggtggtggaagtggtggtggtggcgatGAAAGTGACAGCGATGGTGTTGATATTGGCAGTGCATATGGTGGTGGTGACGGTGGGGCTGATAGTGGGGgtgtggtagtggtggtggagatGGGGGTAAGTAAGGGTGGTgacggtggtggtggtagtggcaGTGATGGTGCTAGCGGTGtgggtgatggtggtggtggtggtggaggcaGCGGTGATGGTGATAGTCATGATAAGATGGTG AGGGTAACCTTAGGGATCATTAGTGCCACAGAGAAAATTAAGGACGAAAGGCTATAA